In Microbacterium binotii, one DNA window encodes the following:
- a CDS encoding aconitate hydratase, translating into MSTVDSFGAKSTLTVGSTDYEIFRIDTVAGYEKLPFSLKVLLENLLRTEDGANVTKEQIQALGSWNPDAEPDTEIQFTPARVVMQDFTGVPCIVDLATMREAVTALGGDPNRINPLSPAEMVIDHSVIADLFGSENALERNVEIEYERNGERYQFLRWGQTAFDDFKVVPPGTGIVHQVNIEHLAKVIYDRSVDGVLRAYPDTCVGTDSHTTMVNGLGVLGWGVGGIEAEAAMLGQPVSMLIPRVVGFKLTGEIPAGVTATDVVLTITDMLRKHGVVGKFVEFYGEGVASVPLANRATIGNMSPEFGSTAAMFPIDDVTLDYLRLTGRSDEAIALVEAYAKAQSLWHDPSRELAFSEYMELDLGTVVPSIAGPKRPQDRILLSEAKAQFEKDILNYAAASTSDSIVDLEGDQSFPASDPGPVPGDEHVHTGEILISSGGPAAASKPVKVTPPEGAPYILDNGAVTLAAITSCTNTSNPSVMMAAGLLAKKAVEKGLTRKPWVKTTLGPGSKVVTDYYEKSGLDKSLEGLGFYTVGYGCTICIGNSGPLIEEVSEAINENDLAVTAVLSGNRNFEGRISPDVKMNYLASPPLVVAYALAGSMNFDFDNDPLGKDQNGEDVFLKDIWPSTEEVQAVIDTSISREQFIKQYATVFDGDDRWRNLPTPTGPVFEWDADSTYVRKAPYFDGMSMELTPVTDITGARVMATLGDSVTTDHISPAGNIKAGTPAAQYLTEHGVAQKDFNSYGSRRGNHEVMIRGTFANIRLKNAIVSAVNDGAVVEGGYTRDFTQPGGPQSFIYDACQNYAAQGTPLVVFGGKEYGSGSSRDWAAKGTSLLGVKAVITESFERIHRSNLIGMGVVPLQFPEGESWSSLGLDGTEIVSITGLEKLNEGVTPKTVTVTAEPSEFSPEGKQTITFEAKVRIDTPGEADYYRNGGILQYVLRSLV; encoded by the coding sequence GTGTCCACGGTTGACAGCTTCGGTGCGAAAAGCACCCTGACGGTCGGCAGCACCGACTACGAGATCTTCCGTATCGACACGGTCGCCGGTTACGAGAAGCTCCCCTTCAGTCTCAAGGTCCTCCTGGAGAACCTGTTGCGCACCGAGGACGGCGCCAACGTGACGAAGGAGCAGATCCAGGCCCTCGGCTCGTGGAACCCGGATGCGGAGCCCGACACCGAGATCCAGTTCACGCCCGCACGCGTCGTGATGCAGGACTTCACGGGTGTGCCCTGCATCGTGGACCTCGCCACGATGCGTGAGGCCGTCACCGCCCTCGGCGGCGACCCGAACCGCATCAACCCGCTCTCGCCCGCCGAGATGGTCATCGACCACTCGGTCATCGCGGACCTCTTCGGCTCCGAGAACGCGCTCGAGCGCAACGTCGAGATCGAGTACGAGCGCAACGGCGAGCGTTACCAGTTCCTGCGCTGGGGCCAGACGGCCTTCGACGACTTCAAGGTCGTCCCGCCGGGCACCGGCATCGTTCACCAGGTGAACATCGAGCACCTCGCCAAGGTCATCTACGACCGCTCGGTCGACGGCGTGCTGCGCGCGTACCCCGACACCTGTGTCGGCACCGACTCGCACACCACCATGGTCAACGGTCTCGGCGTGCTCGGTTGGGGCGTCGGCGGCATCGAGGCGGAGGCCGCGATGCTCGGTCAGCCCGTTTCCATGCTGATCCCGCGCGTCGTCGGCTTCAAGCTCACCGGCGAGATTCCCGCCGGTGTCACCGCGACCGACGTGGTGCTGACGATCACCGACATGCTGCGCAAGCACGGTGTCGTGGGCAAGTTCGTCGAGTTCTACGGCGAGGGCGTCGCCTCCGTCCCCCTGGCCAACCGTGCCACGATCGGCAACATGAGCCCGGAGTTCGGCTCCACGGCCGCGATGTTCCCCATCGACGACGTGACCCTCGACTACCTGCGCCTCACCGGCCGCAGCGACGAGGCGATCGCGCTCGTCGAGGCGTACGCCAAGGCGCAGTCGCTCTGGCACGACCCCTCCCGCGAGCTGGCCTTCAGCGAGTACATGGAGCTCGACCTCGGGACCGTCGTCCCCTCGATCGCCGGACCGAAGCGTCCGCAGGACCGCATCCTGCTGTCCGAGGCCAAGGCGCAGTTCGAGAAGGACATCCTGAACTATGCGGCGGCGTCCACCTCGGACTCGATCGTCGACCTCGAGGGTGACCAGTCGTTCCCCGCCTCGGACCCGGGCCCCGTTCCGGGCGACGAGCACGTGCACACGGGCGAGATCCTGATCTCCAGCGGGGGACCGGCGGCCGCTTCCAAGCCCGTCAAGGTCACGCCTCCCGAAGGTGCGCCCTACATCCTGGACAACGGCGCGGTCACCCTCGCGGCGATCACCTCCTGCACGAACACGTCCAACCCGTCGGTCATGATGGCGGCGGGCCTGCTCGCCAAGAAGGCCGTGGAGAAGGGCCTGACGCGCAAGCCCTGGGTCAAGACGACGCTCGGCCCCGGCTCGAAGGTCGTGACCGACTACTACGAGAAGTCGGGCCTCGACAAGTCGCTCGAGGGTCTCGGCTTCTACACCGTCGGCTACGGCTGCACGATCTGCATCGGCAACTCGGGTCCGCTCATCGAAGAGGTCTCCGAGGCCATCAACGAGAACGACCTCGCCGTGACGGCCGTCCTCTCGGGCAACCGCAACTTCGAGGGTCGCATCAGCCCGGACGTGAAGATGAACTACCTCGCGTCGCCGCCGCTCGTGGTCGCCTACGCGCTGGCCGGTTCGATGAACTTCGACTTCGACAACGACCCGCTCGGCAAGGACCAGAACGGTGAGGACGTGTTCCTCAAGGACATCTGGCCCTCCACCGAGGAGGTCCAGGCCGTCATCGACACCTCGATCTCGCGTGAGCAGTTCATCAAGCAGTACGCAACCGTCTTCGACGGCGATGACCGCTGGCGGAACCTGCCCACGCCCACCGGTCCGGTCTTCGAGTGGGATGCGGACTCCACCTACGTGCGCAAGGCGCCCTACTTCGACGGCATGTCGATGGAGCTGACCCCCGTCACCGACATCACCGGTGCGCGCGTGATGGCGACTCTGGGCGACTCGGTCACGACCGACCACATCAGCCCGGCCGGCAACATCAAGGCGGGCACCCCCGCCGCGCAGTACCTGACTGAGCACGGTGTCGCGCAGAAGGACTTCAACTCCTACGGCTCGCGCCGGGGAAACCACGAGGTCATGATCCGCGGCACGTTCGCGAACATCCGCCTGAAGAACGCGATCGTCAGCGCGGTCAACGACGGTGCTGTCGTCGAGGGCGGTTACACCCGCGACTTCACGCAGCCCGGCGGTCCGCAGTCGTTCATCTACGACGCCTGCCAGAACTACGCCGCGCAGGGCACACCCCTCGTCGTGTTCGGCGGCAAGGAGTACGGCTCCGGCTCGTCGCGCGACTGGGCGGCCAAGGGTACGAGCCTCCTCGGCGTCAAGGCGGTCATCACCGAGAGCTTCGAGCGCATCCACCGCTCGAACCTGATCGGCATGGGCGTGGTCCCGCTGCAGTTCCCGGAAGGCGAGAGCTGGTCCTCGCTCGGCCTCGACGGCACCGAGATCGTCTCGATCACGGGCCTGGAGAAGCTCAACGAAGGCGTCACGCCCAAGACCGTGACCGTCACGGCCGAGCCGAGCGAGTTCTCGCCGGAGGGTAAGCAGACGATCACCTTCGAGGCGAAGGTGCGCATCGACACCCCCGGTGAGGCGGACTACTACCGCAACGGCGGCATCCTGCAGTACGTGTTGCGCTCGCTCGTCTGA